The proteins below are encoded in one region of Streptomyces cyanogenus:
- a CDS encoding sodium:solute symporter, which translates to MAVDYTVIVVYLAGMLAMGWWGMRRARSKSEFLVAGRRLGPAMYSGTMAAIVLGGASTIGGVGLGYQYGLSGAWMVFTIGLGLLALSVFFSARIARLKVYTVSEMLDLRYGGRAGVISGVVMWAYTLMLAVTSTIAYATIFDVLFDMNRTVAIILGGSIVVAYSTLGGMWSITLTDMVQFVVKTIGVLLLLLPIAVVKAGGFSEMKAKLPTSYFDPLGIGGETIFTYVLIYTFGMLIGQDIWQRVFTARSDRTAKWGGTVAGTYCLAYALAGAVIGTAAKVLYPKLGSPDDAFATIVKDELPVGVRGLVLAAALAAVMSTSSGALIACATVANNDIWSRLRGVVRRDGEDHDEVRGNRAFILIMGLAVIGTAIALNNVVEALTVAYNLLVGGLLVPILGGLLWKRGTVQGALASVVVGGLAVIGLMAGYGILANEPVYYGLLASLAAYVAVSLATRPTDEAVLATWRERLAGRSPELVSEPVPTPQ; encoded by the coding sequence ATGGCCGTCGACTACACAGTGATCGTCGTCTATCTCGCCGGCATGCTGGCCATGGGCTGGTGGGGCATGCGCCGCGCCAGGTCCAAGAGCGAGTTCCTCGTGGCCGGCCGGCGCCTCGGGCCCGCCATGTACTCCGGCACCATGGCGGCGATCGTCCTCGGCGGCGCCTCCACCATCGGCGGGGTGGGCCTCGGCTACCAGTACGGCCTCTCCGGCGCCTGGATGGTCTTCACCATCGGCCTCGGTCTGCTCGCCCTGTCGGTCTTCTTCTCGGCGCGCATCGCCCGCCTGAAGGTGTACACCGTCTCCGAGATGCTCGACCTGCGCTACGGCGGGCGGGCCGGCGTCATCTCCGGCGTGGTCATGTGGGCGTACACCCTCATGCTCGCGGTGACCTCGACCATCGCCTACGCCACGATCTTCGACGTCCTGTTCGACATGAACCGGACCGTCGCGATCATCCTGGGCGGCTCGATCGTCGTCGCGTACTCCACCCTCGGCGGCATGTGGTCCATCACGCTGACGGACATGGTCCAGTTCGTGGTCAAGACGATCGGCGTGCTCCTGCTCCTGCTGCCGATAGCCGTCGTCAAGGCGGGCGGCTTCTCCGAGATGAAGGCCAAGCTGCCGACCTCGTACTTCGACCCGCTGGGCATCGGCGGCGAGACGATCTTCACCTACGTCCTGATCTACACGTTCGGCATGCTGATCGGCCAGGACATCTGGCAGCGCGTCTTCACCGCCCGCAGTGACAGGACCGCCAAGTGGGGCGGCACGGTGGCCGGAACCTACTGCCTGGCCTACGCCCTGGCCGGCGCGGTGATCGGCACCGCGGCCAAGGTGCTCTATCCCAAGCTGGGCAGCCCCGACGACGCCTTCGCCACCATCGTCAAGGACGAGCTCCCCGTCGGCGTGCGCGGCCTGGTCCTGGCCGCCGCCCTCGCCGCCGTGATGTCGACGTCCTCCGGCGCCCTGATCGCCTGCGCCACGGTCGCCAACAACGACATCTGGTCCCGCCTGCGCGGTGTCGTACGCCGCGACGGCGAGGACCACGACGAGGTCAGGGGGAACCGCGCCTTCATCCTGATCATGGGCCTGGCCGTGATCGGCACGGCGATCGCGCTGAACAACGTGGTCGAGGCGCTCACCGTCGCCTACAACCTCCTCGTCGGCGGCCTGCTCGTGCCCATCCTCGGCGGCCTGCTGTGGAAGCGCGGCACCGTCCAGGGCGCGCTGGCCTCCGTCGTCGTCGGCGGCCTCGCCGTCATCGGCCTGATGGCCGGCTACGGCATCCTCGCCAACGAACCCGTCTACTACGGCCTGCTGGCCTCCCTCGCGGCCTACGTCGCCGTCTCCCTGGCGACCAGGCCCACCGACGAGGCGGTGCTCGCCACCTGGCGCGAGCGTCTCGCCGGCCGATCCCCCGAACTCGTGTCCGAACCGGTCCCGACTCCCCAGTAG
- a CDS encoding phosphatase: MPIPGTPSRAQLVDHLVRTRIAGDVATPRENNLSHYRQLANGVRGFWLGLELGDRWTDEQDVLAVMAERVGVNDDPEYRYGQDTIDPELTVDALDRMAARLRKAAGGRQRVLFATGHPGGLLDVHRATAAALRAAGCEIVVIPDGLQTEEGYVMQFADVAVLEHGASLWHTHSGEPMRAILTGLEREGRPLPDLVVADHGWAGYAGQHGVDSVGYADCNDPALFLAESEGTVQVVVPLDDHVVSPRYYDPMTAYLLAEAGLA; encoded by the coding sequence ATGCCGATACCCGGGACACCCAGCCGCGCCCAGCTCGTCGACCACCTGGTGCGCACCCGAATCGCGGGGGACGTCGCCACGCCCCGCGAGAACAACCTCTCCCACTACCGCCAGCTCGCCAACGGTGTCCGGGGCTTCTGGCTCGGCCTGGAGCTGGGCGACCGCTGGACGGACGAGCAGGACGTCCTCGCGGTGATGGCCGAGCGGGTGGGTGTCAACGACGACCCGGAGTACCGGTACGGGCAGGACACCATCGACCCCGAGCTGACCGTGGACGCGCTGGACCGGATGGCGGCGCGGCTGCGCAAGGCGGCCGGGGGACGGCAGCGGGTGCTGTTCGCGACCGGGCACCCGGGCGGTCTGCTGGACGTGCACCGGGCCACGGCCGCCGCGTTGCGCGCCGCCGGCTGCGAGATCGTGGTCATCCCGGACGGGCTGCAGACGGAGGAGGGGTACGTCATGCAGTTCGCGGACGTGGCCGTGCTGGAGCACGGGGCGTCGCTGTGGCACACCCACTCGGGTGAGCCGATGCGGGCCATTCTGACGGGACTTGAGCGGGAGGGGCGGCCGCTGCCGGACCTGGTGGTCGCCGACCACGGCTGGGCCGGGTACGCGGGTCAGCACGGCGTCGACTCCGTCGGGTACGCCGACTGCAACGACCCGGCGCTGTTCCTCGCCGAGTCCGAGGGCACGGTCCAGGTCGTCGTGCCACTGGACGACCACGTCGTCAGCCCGCGCTACTACGACCCCATGACGGCGTATCTGCTCGCCGAGGCGGGTCTGGCCTGA
- the speB gene encoding agmatinase, whose protein sequence is MSSNETPRGPVDSSRIPRYAGPATFARLPRLDEVGTADVAVVGVPFDSGVSYRPGARFGGNAIREASRLLRPYNPAQDASPFALAQVADGGDIAVNPFNINEAVETIEAAADELLGTGARLMTLGGDHTIALPLLRSVAKKHGPVALLHFDAHLDTWDTYFGAEYTHGTPFRRAVEEGILDTEALSHVGTRGPLYGKQDLTDDEKMGFGIVTSADIYRRGADEVADQLRQRIGDRPLYISIDIDCLDPAHAPGTGTPEAGGMTSRELLEILRGLAGCNLVSADVVEVAPAYDHAEITSVAASHTAYELTTIMSRQIAAARKDAEAK, encoded by the coding sequence ATGAGCAGCAACGAGACGCCCCGCGGCCCCGTCGACTCCTCCCGCATCCCGCGGTACGCCGGACCCGCGACCTTCGCCCGGTTGCCCCGCCTCGACGAGGTCGGCACCGCCGACGTCGCCGTGGTCGGCGTGCCGTTCGACTCCGGCGTCTCGTACCGGCCGGGCGCCCGCTTCGGCGGCAACGCCATCCGCGAGGCGTCCCGGCTGCTGCGCCCGTACAACCCGGCGCAGGACGCCTCCCCGTTCGCCCTCGCGCAGGTGGCGGACGGCGGCGACATCGCCGTCAACCCGTTCAACATCAACGAGGCCGTCGAGACGATCGAGGCCGCGGCCGACGAGCTGCTCGGCACCGGCGCCCGTCTGATGACCCTCGGCGGCGACCACACCATCGCCCTGCCGCTGCTGCGCTCGGTGGCGAAGAAGCACGGCCCCGTCGCCCTGCTCCACTTCGACGCCCACCTGGACACCTGGGACACCTACTTCGGCGCCGAGTACACCCACGGCACCCCGTTCCGCCGCGCGGTGGAGGAGGGCATCCTCGACACCGAGGCGCTCTCCCACGTCGGTACCCGCGGCCCGCTGTACGGCAAGCAGGACCTCACCGACGACGAGAAGATGGGCTTCGGCATCGTCACCTCGGCGGACATCTACCGCCGGGGCGCCGACGAGGTGGCCGACCAGCTGCGCCAGCGCATCGGCGACCGCCCGCTGTACATCTCCATCGACATCGACTGCCTCGACCCGGCGCACGCGCCCGGCACCGGCACCCCGGAGGCGGGCGGCATGACCTCCCGCGAGCTGCTGGAGATCCTGCGCGGGCTGGCCGGCTGCAACCTGGTCTCGGCGGACGTCGTCGAGGTCGCCCCGGCCTACGACCACGCGGAGATCACCTCGGTCGCGGCCTCCCACACGGCGTACGAACTGACCACCATCATGAGCCGCCAGATCGCGGCGGCCCGGAAGGACGCGGAAGCGAAGTGA
- a CDS encoding serine hydrolase — translation MTHRISRRAGAFTTAFAATLLVCTTALPATAAPTATVDCTSAKAGLAAKLKKDITAALANREGTVGLGLYDRSTGTTCTLNATTAFDSASTVKVTVLATLLWDAKKSNRYLTDTEDALATAMITESDNDATSKLWKQLGVAKIQGFLTAAGMTKTVPGADGYWGLTQENVNDEQKLLKLVTARNSVLSDNARAYILKLMGQVVADQRWGTPAGAPSSVAVHVKNGWLQRSTHGWRVHSLGTFNGAGHDYMITVLTQDDSTMDYGVTTIQNVSKVIHKDLVPTTPGVTRYTPTDSPSEAFVAVPPQG, via the coding sequence ATGACCCACCGGATATCCCGCAGAGCCGGGGCATTCACCACCGCCTTCGCTGCCACGCTGCTCGTCTGCACCACCGCCCTTCCGGCCACGGCGGCACCGACGGCCACCGTCGACTGCACGTCCGCCAAGGCGGGCCTGGCCGCCAAGCTGAAGAAGGACATCACGGCCGCCCTCGCGAACCGCGAGGGCACCGTCGGCCTCGGTCTGTACGACCGCTCCACCGGCACCACCTGCACCCTGAACGCCACCACCGCCTTCGACTCGGCCAGCACCGTGAAGGTCACCGTGCTCGCCACGCTGCTGTGGGACGCGAAGAAGAGCAACCGGTACCTGACCGACACCGAGGACGCACTCGCCACGGCCATGATCACCGAGTCGGACAACGACGCGACCAGCAAGCTGTGGAAGCAGTTGGGCGTGGCGAAGATCCAGGGGTTCCTGACGGCCGCCGGCATGACGAAGACCGTGCCGGGCGCGGACGGTTACTGGGGTCTGACCCAGGAGAACGTCAATGACGAGCAGAAGCTGCTCAAACTCGTCACCGCCAGGAACAGTGTGCTGAGCGACAACGCCCGCGCCTACATCCTCAAGCTGATGGGCCAGGTCGTCGCGGACCAGCGCTGGGGCACCCCGGCCGGGGCGCCGTCCTCCGTCGCCGTGCACGTGAAGAACGGCTGGCTGCAGCGCTCCACGCATGGCTGGCGGGTGCACAGCCTGGGCACCTTCAACGGCGCCGGCCACGACTACATGATCACCGTGCTGACCCAGGACGACAGCACCATGGACTACGGCGTGACCACCATCCAGAACGTGTCCAAGGTGATCCACAAGGACCTGGTGCCGACCACGCCCGGTGTCACCCGCTACACCCCGACCGACTCGCCGAGCGAGGCGTTCGTCGCCGTACCGCCGCAGGGCTGA
- a CDS encoding serine hydrolase — MTHRTSARAGALAAALSAALLIPAVTAATPAAAVTPTVSCTSAKAGLAAKLKKDITAALANRKGTVAVGLYDRSTKTTCTLRATSAYDSASTVKVTVLATLLWDAKKHNRYLTSTEQSLAKAMITRSDNTATSKLWKQLGMTKIKGFLTAAGMTKTVPGADGYWGLTRENVNDEQKLLKLVTARNSVLSDNARSYILKLMGQVVADQRWGTPAGAPSSVAVHVKNGWLQRSTHGWRVHSLGTFNGAGHDYMMTVLTQDNSTMSYGITTIQNVSKAIHKDLVPTTPGVTRYTPTDSPSEAFVAVPPQG, encoded by the coding sequence ATGACTCACCGGACATCCGCTCGGGCGGGTGCGCTCGCGGCCGCCCTCAGTGCCGCGCTGCTCATACCGGCCGTGACCGCCGCCACCCCGGCCGCCGCGGTCACGCCCACCGTGAGCTGTACGTCGGCCAAGGCGGGCCTGGCCGCCAAGCTGAAGAAGGACATCACGGCCGCCCTGGCGAACCGCAAGGGCACCGTCGCCGTCGGCCTGTACGACCGCAGCACCAAGACCACCTGCACCCTGCGGGCCACCAGCGCCTACGACTCGGCCAGCACCGTGAAGGTCACCGTGCTCGCCACGCTGCTGTGGGACGCGAAGAAGCACAACCGGTACCTGACGAGCACCGAGCAGTCGCTCGCCAAGGCCATGATCACCCGGTCCGACAACACCGCGACCAGCAAGCTGTGGAAGCAGCTCGGCATGACGAAGATCAAGGGCTTCCTGACGGCCGCCGGCATGACGAAGACCGTGCCGGGCGCGGACGGTTACTGGGGTCTGACCCGGGAGAACGTCAATGACGAGCAGAAGCTGCTCAAGCTCGTCACCGCCAGGAACAGTGTGCTGAGCGACAACGCCCGTTCCTACATCCTGAAGCTGATGGGCCAGGTCGTCGCGGACCAGCGCTGGGGCACCCCGGCCGGGGCGCCGTCCTCCGTCGCCGTGCACGTGAAGAACGGCTGGCTGCAGCGCTCCACGCACGGCTGGCGGGTGCACAGCCTGGGCACCTTCAACGGCGCCGGCCACGACTACATGATGACGGTGCTGACGCAGGACAACAGCACCATGAGCTACGGGATCACCACGATCCAGAACGTGTCCAAGGCGATCCACAAGGACCTGGTGCCGACCACGCCCGGTGTCACCCGCTACACCCCGACCGACTCGCCGAGCGAGGCGTTCGTCGCCGTACCGCCGCAGGGCTGA
- a CDS encoding class F sortase codes for MTAGALLLVNGVHGGEPPRPSAAQAFSAPAHPTGRTVRPLPPADPVRLRIAAIGVDAPMTRVGLDATGALRTPAGGEPGLVGWYGDGTAPGSAGTAVATGHVDTPTGDPGVFYDLGALARGATIEVRRADRRTALFAVRAVELYDRDEFPSEKVYGSSGRPELRLITCGGGYTKRTGYLGNVVVYATLTAVT; via the coding sequence ATGACGGCGGGCGCCCTGCTGCTGGTCAACGGGGTCCACGGCGGGGAGCCGCCGCGGCCGTCGGCGGCCCAGGCCTTCTCGGCCCCCGCGCACCCCACCGGCCGCACGGTCCGTCCGCTGCCTCCCGCGGATCCGGTCCGGCTCCGGATCGCCGCCATCGGCGTGGACGCCCCGATGACCCGCGTGGGCCTCGACGCGACAGGTGCGCTCCGGACCCCAGCAGGCGGCGAACCCGGCCTCGTCGGCTGGTACGGCGACGGCACGGCTCCCGGCTCGGCGGGAACCGCCGTCGCCACCGGGCACGTGGACACACCCACCGGAGACCCGGGTGTCTTCTACGATCTCGGCGCCCTGGCCCGGGGCGCCACCATCGAGGTCCGCCGGGCGGACCGGCGGACGGCGCTGTTCGCCGTCCGCGCCGTCGAGCTGTACGACCGGGACGAGTTCCCCAGCGAGAAGGTCTACGGCAGTTCCGGCCGGCCCGAGCTCCGGTTGATCACCTGCGGTGGCGGCTACACCAAGCGCACCGGCTACCTGGGCAACGTCGTGGTCTACGCGACGCTGACCGCGGTGACGTAG
- a CDS encoding thiamine pyrophosphate-binding protein, whose amino-acid sequence MTHDHDLVLRPTPAQITAALNPPPGRNGGDLVVETLAGLGATTVFGLPGQHALGMFDALRRSSLRYVGLRVENNAGFAADAYGRITGQAAPLLLSTGPGALTSLAALQEAAAASAPVLAISSQIPTAGLGGGRHGYLHELPDQAASFRGVVKSVHTVRTQSQIPSAIAAAWKSALTAPHGPVWVEIPQDVLLAEASLPVVTAMDATPEDLVPRPELTAVAAHLLSHAARPAIIAGGGVVRADASGKLRRLAEKLQAPVVTTFGGKGAFPWNHPLSMQSWLEDRHTTDFLEDADVLLVVGSGLGELSSNYHTFKPRGRVVQIEADLGKLEANHPAVGIHADARPALQALLETVEERKDDTAPQRVRDLLARVADRIASQDLTLERNVLASVRRALPADSPSFWDMTILAYWAWSAFDPQGPNTMHSAQGAGGLGYGFPAALGAATADPTRPVLAVSGDGGALYSIAELATAKQYDLPVTWLIIDDGGYGILREYMTDAFGRPTATELHRPDYVALAESFGVPGVRTTPESLEEDLAKALSAPGPSVVVLPAVLRMFAPTHLG is encoded by the coding sequence GTGACTCACGACCACGACCTGGTACTCCGCCCGACGCCGGCGCAGATCACCGCCGCCCTGAACCCTCCCCCGGGGCGCAACGGCGGAGACCTGGTCGTGGAGACGCTGGCCGGGCTCGGCGCGACCACGGTCTTCGGCCTGCCCGGCCAGCACGCCCTCGGCATGTTCGACGCCCTGCGCAGGTCCTCGCTGCGTTATGTGGGCCTGCGGGTGGAGAACAACGCGGGCTTCGCGGCCGACGCCTACGGCAGGATCACCGGCCAGGCGGCCCCGCTGCTGCTGTCGACGGGACCGGGCGCGCTGACGTCACTGGCCGCGCTCCAGGAGGCGGCGGCCGCGTCCGCCCCCGTCCTGGCGATCAGCAGCCAGATCCCGACGGCGGGCCTGGGCGGCGGCCGGCACGGCTACCTCCACGAACTCCCGGACCAGGCGGCCTCGTTCCGGGGCGTCGTGAAGTCGGTTCACACGGTCCGTACGCAGTCCCAGATCCCGTCGGCGATCGCGGCGGCCTGGAAGTCGGCCCTGACCGCCCCGCACGGCCCGGTATGGGTGGAGATCCCGCAGGACGTCCTCCTCGCCGAGGCGTCCCTGCCGGTGGTGACGGCGATGGACGCGACCCCGGAGGACCTGGTCCCGCGCCCCGAACTGACGGCCGTGGCAGCCCACCTGCTCTCGCACGCGGCCCGCCCGGCGATCATCGCGGGAGGCGGGGTCGTCCGCGCGGACGCGTCAGGGAAGCTGCGCCGGCTGGCCGAGAAGCTCCAGGCGCCGGTCGTGACCACCTTCGGCGGCAAGGGCGCGTTCCCCTGGAACCACCCCCTGTCGATGCAGTCCTGGCTGGAGGACCGCCACACGACGGACTTCCTGGAGGACGCGGACGTGCTCCTGGTGGTCGGCTCGGGCCTGGGCGAGCTCTCCTCGAACTACCACACGTTCAAGCCCCGCGGCCGAGTCGTCCAGATCGAGGCCGACCTCGGCAAACTGGAGGCCAACCACCCCGCCGTGGGCATCCACGCGGACGCCCGCCCGGCCCTCCAGGCGCTGCTGGAGACGGTGGAGGAGCGCAAGGACGACACGGCACCGCAGCGCGTACGGGACCTCCTGGCCCGCGTGGCCGACCGCATCGCGTCCCAGGACCTCACCCTGGAGCGGAACGTACTGGCCTCGGTCCGCCGCGCCCTGCCCGCCGACTCCCCGTCCTTCTGGGACATGACGATCCTGGCGTACTGGGCCTGGTCGGCCTTCGACCCACAGGGCCCCAACACCATGCACTCGGCCCAGGGCGCGGGCGGCCTCGGCTACGGCTTCCCCGCGGCCCTGGGCGCGGCGACGGCGGACCCGACCCGCCCGGTGCTCGCGGTCTCGGGCGACGGCGGCGCCCTGTACTCGATCGCCGAGCTGGCGACGGCGAAGCAGTACGACCTGCCGGTCACCTGGCTGATCATCGACGACGGCGGCTACGGCATCCTCCGCGAGTACATGACGGACGCCTTCGGCCGGCCGACCGCGACGGAACTGCACCGTCCGGACTACGTGGCGCTCGCGGAGTCCTTCGGCGTCCCGGGCGTCCGCACGACCCCGGAGTCCCTGGAGGAGGACCTGGCCAAGGCCCTGTCCGCGCCGGGCCCCTCGGTGGTCGTCCTCCCGGCGGTGCTGCGGATGTTCGCGCCGACGCACCTGGGCTGA
- a CDS encoding acyl-CoA thioesterase, with the protein MSQALQDLLDLLDLEQIEENIFRGQSRSAVVPRVFGGQVAAQALVAAGRTVPSDRPAHSLHAYFLRPGDPGAPIVYTVDRIRDGRSFTTRRVVAVQHGKPIFHLSASFQVYEEGLDHQTPMPAAPDPATLPTSHERLRGYGHLAPEVVERFLEAREAIDLRYVDEPPYGQYGEPREPHSQVWFRTNGKLHGAVDEPLLHVVLATYVSDMTLLDSVLLAHGRGGWAVGDVVGASLDHAMWFHRPFRADEWLLYDQQSPSAHGGRGLGQARIYTQDGRLAISVIQEGVVRVPRPE; encoded by the coding sequence ATGAGCCAGGCACTCCAGGATCTCCTCGATCTGCTCGACCTGGAGCAGATCGAGGAGAACATCTTCCGCGGCCAGTCCCGCTCCGCAGTCGTCCCGCGCGTCTTCGGCGGGCAGGTCGCGGCGCAGGCACTGGTCGCCGCCGGGCGGACGGTCCCCTCGGACCGGCCCGCCCACTCCCTGCACGCCTACTTCCTGCGCCCCGGCGACCCGGGCGCGCCGATCGTCTACACCGTGGACCGCATCCGGGACGGCCGGTCCTTCACCACCCGCCGGGTGGTCGCCGTCCAGCACGGCAAGCCGATCTTCCACCTCTCGGCGTCCTTCCAGGTGTACGAGGAGGGGCTGGACCACCAGACGCCCATGCCCGCCGCGCCCGACCCGGCCACCCTGCCCACCTCCCACGAGCGGCTGCGCGGCTACGGCCACCTCGCGCCCGAGGTGGTGGAGCGGTTCCTGGAGGCACGCGAGGCGATCGACCTGAGGTACGTGGACGAGCCGCCGTACGGGCAGTACGGCGAGCCGCGCGAGCCGCACTCCCAGGTGTGGTTCCGCACCAACGGCAAGCTCCACGGCGCCGTGGACGAACCCCTGCTGCACGTCGTCCTCGCCACCTACGTCTCCGACATGACCCTGCTCGACTCCGTGCTGCTCGCGCACGGGCGCGGCGGCTGGGCCGTCGGCGACGTCGTCGGGGCCTCCCTGGACCACGCGATGTGGTTCCACCGGCCCTTCCGGGCCGACGAATGGCTGCTGTACGACCAGCAGTCGCCGTCCGCGCACGGCGGCCGCGGCCTCGGCCAGGCCCGTATCTACACCCAGGACGGACGGCTCGCCATCTCGGTCATCCAGGAGGGCGTGGTCCGCGTTCCGCGACCGGAGTGA
- a CDS encoding sortase has translation MRYTHLGAGIGLALGALGLQIPAAAADDSDVRIDSWKAYPGSTVTVSTSACDPDADYGKGNSEVGGDFHLFEGDEEGELTGQFRIPEGARPGSSDTITLKCPPLTKLTETYQVIGRPPAGSVSAGFGPDEDTGTKLVLGGGLLVTAAAGSVVWLRRRPNGDRT, from the coding sequence ATGCGTTACACACACCTGGGTGCGGGGATCGGCCTGGCTCTCGGTGCTCTCGGACTGCAGATCCCGGCCGCCGCCGCCGACGACTCGGATGTCCGTATCGACTCGTGGAAGGCCTACCCGGGCTCCACGGTCACGGTCAGTACGAGCGCCTGCGACCCCGACGCGGACTACGGCAAGGGGAACTCGGAGGTCGGTGGAGACTTCCACCTCTTCGAAGGTGACGAGGAGGGGGAGCTGACCGGCCAGTTCCGGATCCCGGAAGGAGCCAGGCCGGGCAGCAGCGACACCATCACCCTGAAGTGTCCGCCACTGACCAAGCTCACGGAGACGTACCAGGTCATCGGCCGCCCTCCGGCCGGCTCGGTCAGCGCCGGTTTCGGACCGGACGAGGACACGGGCACGAAGCTCGTCCTGGGCGGCGGGCTGCTCGTCACGGCCGCCGCCGGGAGCGTGGTCTGGCTGCGCCGCCGCCCGAACGGCGACCGGACCTGA
- a CDS encoding helix-turn-helix domain-containing protein, with the protein MEETHTMPETIAPAVPPTPPVPLQALLAREDLALRQIAGPADPGIVIHWAHTSEMADPYPYLLGGELLLTAGVHVPEAAGSDGGAPGRMGPGLEEYFDGYVSRIVAAGGAALGFGLAPVHDTVPRALVAACQRHGLPLLEVPPQTTFSGVARAVWQLMAQARLAELRRVTEAQQSLAAAAARPDPVPSVLRQLAQRLGGRAVLYGPDGTQVAHAGRETPQGVRTALAELAAVVRPATGAAPAPDPGRPHPTSATDTHGSTHLAVYALGAGAGFVLGVAASRRDPGDHTIASVAAVLLSLLTGEHQSGAGAARSSALVRLLLGAPPEQVAPLLGTGQWLVVHARPEAQTPDAVAASALGAALGSPLVDLAGDVVRVLVPADREPEPQPGWTLGVSAAAGPPEWPAADTQAARALARARATRTPLVRHAARPALEDLVPRADADTHARTLLAPLAGQAALADTLRTWLSLHGSWDRTAVALDVHRNTVRQRIARCAALLAADLDDPDVRMELWFALRRT; encoded by the coding sequence ATGGAGGAAACGCACACCATGCCGGAAACGATCGCCCCAGCAGTCCCACCGACCCCACCGGTACCCCTCCAGGCGCTGCTGGCCCGCGAGGACCTCGCGCTGCGGCAGATCGCCGGGCCGGCGGATCCGGGGATCGTGATCCACTGGGCGCACACCTCGGAGATGGCCGACCCCTACCCCTACCTGCTCGGCGGCGAGCTGCTGCTGACCGCCGGGGTGCACGTCCCGGAGGCGGCCGGCTCCGACGGGGGCGCCCCCGGTCGGATGGGTCCGGGGCTGGAGGAGTACTTCGACGGCTACGTCTCCCGGATCGTGGCGGCGGGCGGGGCGGCCCTCGGCTTCGGGCTGGCCCCGGTGCACGACACGGTCCCGCGCGCCCTGGTCGCCGCCTGCCAGCGGCACGGCCTGCCGCTACTGGAGGTCCCGCCGCAGACCACGTTCTCCGGCGTGGCCCGCGCGGTGTGGCAGCTGATGGCTCAGGCCCGGCTGGCCGAGCTGCGCCGGGTCACCGAGGCCCAGCAGAGCCTCGCGGCAGCCGCGGCCCGGCCGGATCCGGTCCCCTCGGTGCTGCGCCAGCTGGCCCAGCGCCTCGGCGGCCGCGCGGTGTTGTACGGGCCGGACGGCACGCAGGTCGCGCATGCGGGCCGGGAGACACCGCAGGGCGTGCGGACGGCGCTGGCGGAGCTGGCCGCGGTGGTGCGGCCGGCGACCGGAGCGGCGCCGGCGCCGGACCCCGGCCGCCCGCACCCCACCTCCGCCACCGACACCCACGGCTCCACCCACCTCGCCGTCTACGCCCTCGGGGCCGGCGCCGGCTTCGTGCTCGGCGTGGCCGCTTCCCGGCGGGACCCGGGGGACCACACCATCGCCTCGGTCGCCGCCGTACTGCTGTCCCTGCTGACCGGTGAGCACCAGAGCGGGGCCGGGGCGGCCCGGTCCTCCGCGCTCGTGCGGCTGCTGCTGGGCGCCCCGCCCGAGCAGGTGGCCCCCCTGCTCGGCACCGGGCAGTGGCTCGTCGTCCACGCACGGCCGGAGGCGCAGACCCCGGACGCGGTCGCCGCCTCGGCGCTCGGCGCCGCGCTGGGCTCGCCGCTCGTCGACCTCGCCGGTGACGTCGTACGGGTGCTGGTGCCGGCGGACCGGGAACCCGAGCCGCAGCCCGGCTGGACGCTCGGGGTGAGCGCCGCGGCCGGGCCGCCGGAGTGGCCGGCCGCCGACACCCAGGCCGCCCGTGCCCTCGCCCGGGCCCGCGCGACCCGTACCCCGCTGGTCCGGCACGCCGCCCGGCCGGCGCTGGAGGACCTGGTGCCGCGGGCGGACGCCGACACGCACGCCCGTACGCTGCTCGCCCCCCTCGCGGGGCAGGCCGCGCTGGCCGACACCCTGCGCACCTGGCTGTCCCTGCACGGCAGTTGGGACCGTACGGCGGTGGCGCTGGACGTGCACCGCAACACCGTGCGGCAGCGGATCGCCCGCTGTGCCGCCCTGTTGGCCGCCGACCTGGACGACCCGGACGTCCGCATGGAGCTGTGGTTCGCGCTGCGGCGGACCTGA